One part of the Paenibacillus silvisoli genome encodes these proteins:
- a CDS encoding DUF4097 family beta strand repeat-containing protein, with translation MQEERIMIARMIEERKITAEQGLALLDALTRSEDEAVQPAEAVEAAPSTSGMQDGQAFWESKWPAFPTEYVEFKVDNASITYRVWDRDYTQIHVSATSGRARGGFDLQRWLEETIKQSHDEDRYKFSLLTEGAEKHQIEAEVTITAPQGQAYEMFRLEAENGNIDVGQLYAETSAFSTTNGNLALESVTCETVKATSVNGNVSVNGMTAEEASLLTTNGEISASGGKYEDLNCQTMNGNVHLHDVSAEDINSTTVNGNIHTNSRFEDLSCRTQNGNISIHLPEGSEESDVKAETQNGNVEIRLPDEIAGVYGELRTVHGAVYCSLNGRRHVDMHAEGQPLSVAFRQDEEELVHVKASSHNGSVHVSDGK, from the coding sequence ATGCAGGAAGAGCGCATTATGATCGCCAGAATGATCGAGGAACGGAAAATTACCGCCGAGCAGGGCTTGGCGCTGCTGGATGCGCTGACGCGCAGCGAGGATGAAGCAGTGCAGCCGGCTGAGGCAGTCGAGGCGGCTCCGAGCACAAGCGGCATGCAGGATGGACAAGCGTTCTGGGAAAGCAAATGGCCGGCGTTCCCTACGGAATACGTCGAATTTAAAGTAGACAATGCCTCTATTACATACCGCGTGTGGGACCGGGATTATACGCAGATTCACGTTTCCGCGACCAGCGGCAGAGCGAGAGGAGGCTTCGACCTGCAGCGCTGGCTGGAAGAGACGATCAAGCAAAGCCATGACGAAGACCGCTACAAGTTCAGCCTGCTGACCGAAGGGGCCGAGAAGCATCAGATCGAAGCCGAAGTCACGATCACCGCTCCGCAAGGACAAGCCTATGAAATGTTCCGGCTGGAGGCGGAGAACGGAAATATCGACGTCGGGCAGCTGTATGCGGAAACGTCTGCGTTCTCGACAACCAACGGCAACCTCGCCCTCGAAAGCGTGACCTGCGAAACGGTGAAAGCGACAAGCGTCAACGGCAATGTCTCGGTTAACGGCATGACGGCCGAAGAAGCGTCGCTCCTCACGACGAACGGCGAAATATCGGCGAGCGGCGGCAAGTACGAAGACCTGAACTGCCAGACGATGAACGGCAACGTTCATTTACACGACGTGTCCGCAGAAGACATCAACAGCACGACGGTGAACGGCAATATCCATACAAACAGCCGGTTCGAGGACTTGTCCTGCCGTACGCAGAACGGGAACATTAGCATCCACCTGCCGGAAGGCAGCGAGGAAAGCGACGTCAAGGCGGAAACGCAAAACGGCAATGTCGAGATCCGGCTTCCCGACGAAATAGCTGGCGTTTACGGCGAGCTTCGCACCGTTCATGGCGCGGTATATTGCAGTCTGAACGGCAGACGCCACGTCGATATGCACGCGGAAGGCCAACCGCTGTCGGTTGCGTTCCGTCAAGACGAAGAGGAGCTGGTGCATGTTAAAGCATCCTCGCACAACGGATCGGTTCACGTCTCGGACGGAAAATAG
- a CDS encoding ABC transporter ATP-binding protein, giving the protein MEIEAATMSGRKNTLIRNLKWLMKSLWHYDKLAVLFLTVASVAEAVVPMVVVLTPKLVLDAIDSSENVKALYGIIAALGLLLFAAHSVATWSSNQLWPRFSVFRMHLVSLFGKKFMGMNQEDIENPRVLDFSQKADNAVQDDFNGVEGMLHSVTEIFNRALVVIGCSAILFNLNVVVILVLAVITSVNFYANMRNRALEKGILDSLSTVFRQTDYIMEATKNFKFGKDIRLFGLGKWLSDKFWSVVSVDIEKSWLLRKRYIIIDAVYNVGIVVQEAALYAWLIYKVLYSGMSIADFAMYGAAVRTFSSNLGQLLERFTGYLQQNWRIDDYLAFLELPIRDCGLERLPLTPDRNASYTIEFENVSFKYSGRDEYALRNVSIVLEPKERLAIIGLNGAGKTTFIKLLTRLYEPTEGRILLNGTDIRHFDKQTYYRMFSVVFQEIMMFAFSVKENVAVKELDQLDEARVERSVQGAGLGDKIARLPKGYDTYVQKVLDEEGIEFSGGQNQKIALARALYKDAPIVVLDEPTSALDALAEYEVYQSFDRMIGDKTAIYISHRLSSTRFCTNIAVFNDGRIEEYGTHQELIAKDGTYKRMFDMQAVYYSSSEVKDVG; this is encoded by the coding sequence GTGGAGATTGAAGCAGCAACGATGAGCGGCAGAAAAAATACGCTGATCCGCAATTTGAAATGGCTCATGAAGTCACTATGGCACTATGACAAGCTGGCCGTTCTTTTCTTAACCGTCGCTTCGGTCGCCGAGGCCGTCGTGCCGATGGTCGTGGTGCTCACCCCGAAGCTCGTGCTCGACGCGATTGATTCCAGCGAAAACGTGAAAGCGCTGTACGGCATCATTGCCGCGCTGGGCTTGCTCCTGTTCGCCGCGCATTCGGTAGCCACGTGGTCATCCAACCAGCTGTGGCCGCGGTTCTCGGTGTTCCGCATGCACCTGGTCAGCCTGTTCGGCAAGAAGTTCATGGGGATGAACCAAGAGGACATCGAGAATCCGCGCGTGCTCGATTTCAGCCAGAAGGCGGACAATGCGGTGCAGGATGATTTCAACGGCGTCGAAGGGATGCTGCACAGCGTCACGGAGATTTTCAACCGGGCGCTTGTCGTCATCGGCTGCTCGGCCATTCTTTTCAATTTGAACGTGGTCGTCATTCTTGTGCTTGCCGTCATCACTTCCGTGAACTTCTACGCGAACATGCGCAACCGCGCTTTGGAGAAGGGGATATTGGACTCGCTGTCTACCGTGTTCCGGCAAACCGACTATATTATGGAGGCCACGAAAAACTTCAAGTTCGGCAAGGACATCCGGTTGTTCGGGCTTGGCAAATGGCTGTCCGATAAGTTTTGGAGCGTTGTAAGCGTTGACATCGAGAAAAGCTGGCTGCTGCGCAAACGGTACATCATCATCGATGCGGTGTACAACGTCGGCATCGTCGTGCAGGAAGCCGCCTTGTACGCGTGGCTCATCTATAAGGTGCTCTATTCCGGTATGTCGATTGCCGATTTCGCGATGTACGGGGCTGCGGTTCGTACCTTCTCCTCCAACCTCGGCCAATTGCTTGAGCGCTTCACCGGGTATTTGCAGCAGAACTGGCGCATCGACGATTATCTCGCGTTTCTCGAGCTTCCGATCCGCGACTGCGGACTGGAGCGGCTGCCGCTGACGCCAGACCGGAACGCTTCCTACACGATCGAATTCGAAAATGTGTCGTTCAAGTACAGCGGCAGGGACGAGTACGCGCTTCGAAACGTTTCAATCGTCCTTGAGCCGAAGGAAAGGCTGGCGATTATCGGGTTGAACGGCGCCGGCAAGACGACGTTCATCAAGCTTTTGACGAGGCTGTACGAGCCGACGGAAGGGCGGATTTTGCTCAATGGCACCGATATCCGCCACTTCGATAAGCAAACCTACTATCGCATGTTCTCGGTCGTTTTCCAGGAGATCATGATGTTCGCGTTCTCGGTCAAAGAGAACGTCGCGGTGAAGGAGCTTGATCAGCTCGACGAAGCCAGAGTGGAGCGGTCGGTGCAAGGCGCCGGACTCGGCGACAAAATCGCCCGATTGCCGAAAGGCTACGACACCTACGTTCAGAAGGTGCTGGATGAGGAAGGCATCGAATTTTCCGGCGGCCAAAATCAAAAAATCGCGCTCGCCCGGGCGCTCTACAAGGACGCGCCGATCGTCGTCCTCGACGAGCCGACGTCCGCGCTGGACGCCTTGGCGGAGTACGAGGTGTATCAGAGCTTCGACCGGATGATCGGCGACAAGACGGCGATTTACATCTCCCACCGTCTCTCGAGCACGCGGTTCTGCACCAATATCGCGGTGTTCAACGACGGCCGCATCGAAGAGTACGGCACGCATCAGGAGCTGATCGCCAAAGACGGCACCTACAAGCGGATGTTCGACATGCAGGCCGTCTATTACAGCAGCAGCGAGGTGAAGGATGTTGGCTAA
- a CDS encoding DUF2089 family protein, with the protein MNDEQLKFVEVFLKVRGNIREMEKELGISYPTVRNRLDHIVESLGFQTHRTDEPAAIQPPQEDTHRKNILKQLDEGALSVEEALKLIQANNK; encoded by the coding sequence TTGAACGACGAGCAGCTGAAATTCGTGGAAGTGTTTCTGAAGGTTCGCGGGAACATCCGGGAGATGGAGAAGGAGCTCGGCATTTCCTATCCGACCGTCCGGAACCGGCTGGACCATATCGTCGAGTCGCTTGGCTTCCAGACACATCGGACGGACGAGCCTGCCGCCATACAACCGCCGCAAGAGGATACGCATCGCAAAAACATTTTGAAGCAGCTGGATGAAGGTGCCCTCTCCGTGGAGGAAGCGCTCAAGCTCATCCAAGCCAATAATAAATAA
- a CDS encoding ABC transporter ATP-binding protein, which yields MLANHNATAGLVKTLRYFYRFTWRHNKRYPLYMVLNIALKAVQPFPNIILPKYIIDELLGGKSIEKLVMYTALLIGINLVISSLLSVVNHLLQFINMRTNKLLDFVIINKAMEMDYEHIENAEVLNLSKKATSSMKWGTWGMYGVTSKTVEIIAGIITLAGLGYVFSSVEWWITALILLFVAANMYFGAKLSEANHGFWSRMSGYHRKFDYFRGILKDFRFGKDIRLYDASGLVLSRQRESIEYGRRMVGEWSSLNVKYNTLFNLLNVMQQMLLYGYFAAKVFVGTITIGSFTMFIAAASTLKDSIQNVFGETMGLREQAKYLAEFVQFAELPNVKPRGHQALPAERDFVIEFRNVSFKYPGSSEMILKDFSITIPFGQKLSVVGMNGAGKTTFIKLLTRLYDPTEGVILLNGIDIRTIDLAEYAKLFSVVFQDFAIFAFSVKENIQMTMGDEADKLREVIDKAGLTDVVGELEKGADTAVYKYFDEDGVEFSGGETQKIALARSLYKDAPVVVLDEPTAALDPIAEYEIYNRFNEIISGKTAVYISHRLSSCRFCDVIAVFHDGRLIQYGSHDELMRDQSGKYAEMFNAQAQYYVEEGASVSA from the coding sequence ATGTTGGCTAATCATAACGCTACTGCAGGCCTCGTGAAGACGCTGCGCTATTTTTACCGGTTCACTTGGCGCCACAACAAACGGTACCCGCTCTATATGGTGCTTAACATCGCATTGAAGGCGGTGCAGCCTTTTCCGAACATCATTCTTCCGAAATATATCATCGACGAGCTGCTAGGCGGCAAAAGCATCGAGAAGCTGGTCATGTACACGGCGCTGCTCATCGGCATCAATCTGGTTATTTCGTCCCTGCTCTCCGTCGTCAATCACCTGCTGCAGTTTATCAATATGCGTACGAACAAGCTGCTCGATTTCGTCATCATCAACAAGGCGATGGAGATGGATTACGAGCATATCGAGAACGCAGAGGTGCTCAATCTGTCGAAGAAAGCGACGTCGTCCATGAAATGGGGGACGTGGGGCATGTACGGGGTCACCTCCAAAACGGTCGAAATTATCGCGGGCATCATTACGCTTGCAGGCCTTGGCTACGTGTTCTCTTCCGTGGAGTGGTGGATTACGGCGCTCATTCTGCTGTTCGTCGCGGCGAACATGTACTTCGGCGCCAAGCTGTCCGAAGCGAACCACGGCTTCTGGAGCCGAATGTCCGGGTATCACCGCAAATTCGACTATTTCCGCGGCATCCTGAAGGATTTCCGCTTCGGCAAAGACATTCGGCTGTACGATGCGTCCGGACTCGTTCTAAGCAGACAGCGGGAGAGCATTGAATACGGCCGCCGAATGGTCGGCGAGTGGTCGTCGCTGAACGTGAAATACAACACCTTGTTCAACCTTCTGAACGTGATGCAGCAAATGCTGCTGTACGGCTATTTCGCGGCGAAGGTGTTCGTGGGCACGATCACGATCGGCAGCTTTACGATGTTTATCGCCGCCGCCTCGACGCTCAAGGACAGCATCCAGAACGTGTTCGGCGAAACGATGGGCTTGCGCGAGCAGGCCAAATACTTGGCGGAGTTCGTCCAATTCGCGGAGCTGCCGAACGTGAAGCCGCGGGGCCATCAGGCGCTGCCGGCGGAGCGGGATTTCGTCATCGAGTTTCGGAATGTGTCCTTCAAGTACCCGGGCAGCTCCGAGATGATTCTGAAGGACTTCTCGATTACGATTCCGTTCGGGCAAAAGCTGTCCGTCGTCGGCATGAACGGTGCCGGCAAGACGACTTTCATCAAGCTGCTAACGCGGCTGTATGACCCGACCGAAGGCGTGATCCTGCTGAATGGGATCGACATTCGGACGATCGACCTCGCGGAATACGCAAAGCTGTTCTCCGTCGTGTTTCAGGACTTTGCGATATTCGCCTTCAGCGTGAAGGAGAACATCCAGATGACGATGGGCGACGAGGCGGATAAGCTGCGGGAGGTCATCGATAAAGCCGGGCTGACCGACGTGGTCGGGGAATTGGAGAAAGGCGCCGATACGGCGGTTTATAAATATTTCGACGAGGATGGCGTTGAGTTCTCCGGCGGGGAAACGCAGAAAATCGCGCTCGCGCGTTCGCTGTACAAGGATGCCCCGGTCGTCGTGCTGGACGAGCCGACGGCGGCGCTCGATCCGATCGCGGAATATGAGATTTACAATCGGTTTAACGAGATCATTTCGGGCAAAACGGCCGTTTACATCTCTCACCGGCTGTCCAGCTGCCGCTTCTGCGACGTGATTGCCGTCTTCCATGATGGCCGGCTGATCCAGTATGGCAGCCATGATGAGCTCATGCGCGATCAAAGCGGGAAGTATGCCGAGATGTTCAACGCGCAGGCGCAGTATTATGTGGAGGAAGGCGCCTCGGTCTCGGCTTAG